Within the Leisingera thetidis genome, the region ACGAGCAGATCAAGACCACCCTGCCCAAAGCAAAAGAACTGCGCCCGATCATCGAAAAGATGATCACCCTGGCCAAGCGCGGCGACCTGCACGCCCGCCGTCAGGCCGCGTCCAAGCTGAAAGAGGACAAGGACGTCGCGAAGCTGTTCGAGGTTCTGGGCCCGCGCTACAAGGACCGTCAGGGCGGCTATGTCCGCATCCTGAAGGCCGGCTTCCGGTACGGCGACATGGCGCCGATGGCGATCATCGAGTTCGTCGACCGCGACACCTCTGCCAAAGGCGCCGCCGACAAGGCCCGCCTGGCCGAGCTGGAAGCGGCTGAAGACGAATAAGACGCGCTGGACTTCCGGGTCCCGCACTGGCCCCCGCTCCGCCCGGAGCGGGGGTTTTTCGTGACGCCACGGCAATCGCAAGACGTTCAGGATTCACTTTTTTGCGAAAGGGAATCGTAATTTTATTCTGATTTCACTGCCGCATCCCTTTAGCTTCGGATCGGATGTGATGAAACAGAACAAGACCTCCGCGGCCAGGCGGTTTTCACTGGCAAATCTCGGCACAAAAGCAAAAGTTGTTTCGGTGGCTCTGTTTCCGCTGCTGCTGGTTCTCGGCGTCGGGGTGCTGACCGTCGTCAATCTCGGCCGCATGGAGGACTCCGCCGCCGCGGTCGGCCAGACCCAGAAGATCCTGAGCGAGGCGCAGGCGCTGGAAGTTGCCGCCTTTGAGATGGAGGCCGGGCTGAGCGGCTACCTGCTGGCGGGCCGGGAGGAGTATCTCGAGCCCTACGAGAAGGGCAAGACCGAGGTGGCCGCGGCGCTGGCCGCGTTGACCGCCCTGGCCGCCGGCGACGAACAGCTGCTGGCCGACCTGAAGGAGGCCGAGCAGACGCTGGCCGGCTGGCAGGAGAACGTCGCCGCGGGCGCCATCGAGCTGCGCCGCGAGATCGGCGACGCGATGACCATGAACGACATGGCGGACGAGGTGAAGAAGTCCAAGGGCCGGGTCTATTTCGAGGAATTCCGCACCGAGATGACAAGCGTCATCGAGGAGGAGGAAGTCGAGCTCAACAACCGGCGCAACACCTTTTCGTCGCTGGTCAATGCCGGGATTGCCGACCCGGATTACCTGAACACCTCGCTGCAGGCGGTGGAGCAGACCCACAAGGTGATAAGCCGGGCCAAGGACCTCCTGGCCGCGGCAGTGGACATGGAAACCGGGATGCGCGGCTTTCTATTGGCGGGCGACCGGGAATTTCTCGATCCGTATATGGAGGGCAACGGGCGCTTCAACGAGGTGATGGCCGACCTGCGCCTGGCGCTGGCGGACAACCTGATGCAGACAAACCGCCTGAACAAGGTGGCCAAAATCATTGATGAATGGCGCAACGAGGTGGTCGTGCCGATGCTGCAGCTGCGCCGGGTGATCGGCAGCGCGGCGACAATGGACGATATGGCCGACCTGGTGGCTGAGGGCCGGGGCAAGGCGTATTTCGACAGCTTCCGCGCCACCATGACCGCCTTGCAGGCCGCTGGTGCCGAGGCCATGGCCAGCCGCCGCGCGGCCAATGAGGCGCTTGGCGCCCGGACCCGCGCCATGATCCCCGCAGCCATCGGCGGCGCGATCCTGATCGGCGGCATTCTGGCGCTTGTGATCGCCTCCGGCATCGCCTCGGGCATCCGCCAGACCGTGGTCTCGATGCGCGGTCTGGCCGAAGGCAACAACGCGGTGGAGATCAAGGGCCAGGGGCGCGGCGACGAAGTCGGCGACATGGCCCGCGCGCTGGAGACATTCCGCGACGAGCTGGTCAAGATGCAGGCGGCGGAAAAGCAGAAGGCGCAAAGCAAGGACGCCGAGCTGGCCGGCGTGGTGCAGCAGCTGAGCGAGCGTCTGTCGCGTCTGTCCCACGGCGATCTGACGATCCGCATCGCCGAGGAATTCCCGGCGGAATACGAACAGCTGCGGGCGGATTTCAACGGCTCCATCGACAATCTCAACGCCACCGTGCAGCAGGTGATCGACGCCGCCGCCAGCATCCGCGGCGGCGCGTCCGAGATCAGCCGCGCCTCCGAGGATCTGTCGCACCGCACCGAAAGCCAGGCCGCCACGCTGGAGGAAACCGCCGCCGCGCTGGATGAGCTGACCGCCAGCGTGAAATCCGCCGCCGAAGGCGCCCGGAATGTGGAGAACACCGTGCAGGAGGCCCGCCAGGAAGCCGAGAACAGCGGCGACGTGGTGCGGAACGCGGTGACCGCCATGGGCGGGATCGAGGCCAGTTCGAACAAAATCGCGCAGATCATCTCGGTGATCGACGACATCGCGTTCCAGACCAATCTTCTGGCGCTGAATGCCGGCGTCGAGGCGGCGCGGGCGGGCGAAGCGGGCCGCGGCTTTGCCGTGGTCGCCTCCGAAGTGCGGGCGCTGGCACAGCGGTCTTCGGAGGCGGCAATGGAGATCAAGACCCTGATCAGCGACAGCTCGAAGCAAGTGGAGGAGGGCGTGGATCTGGTGGGCCGGGCCGGCGCGGCGCTGCAGTCCATTGCCGGCCGGGTCAGCAATATCTCGCAGCTGGTGTCGGAAATCGCCGAAGGCGCGGTGGAGCAATCCACCGGCCTGCATGAGATCAACACCGGCGTCACCCAGCTGGACCAGGTGACCCAGCAGAACGCGGCGATGGTGGAGGAGGCCACCGCGGCCGGCCACATGCTGAACACCGATGCCGCCAAGCTGGCACAGCTGGTGGCCCGGTTCCAGGTGGCCGGCGGCACCGCTGCCCCGGACCTCGCGGCCGCGGCGGAACCGGTGGCCAGCGCGCATGGCAGCGATGGCTGGGATGGTGCGGCCCGCCCGGCACCGCGAGCGGCCGTTCCCGCGGCTGAGGGCAACGCCGCGCGTGACCTGCGGCAGGATTTCTGACCGCGGCCCGCGGCGCGCTGAGCCGGCCCTCCCCTGCGGAGGGCCGACGGCCATTTTCCGGGGTGACAGCCCTGCGATTCTCCGCTAGCGTCCGCTGCATGACCCGTAGCTATGCCGCATTCTGGTATTTCTTTTATCCGCGCCACATGGCGGACGGAGGGGTCAGCGCATTCTGAGGTGAACAACCGGAACGCAGCAGGATACCGCCAAACCGCCCGCAAGACGCAGGCGGTTTTTTTGTATCCGCCGCAGCGCCAGGGCCCCCGCCAAGGAAACAGACCCATGACCCCCCAGACCGAAAACCTCCGCATCACCGGCATGCAGGAACTGATCTCTCCCGAAGACCTGGCCGCGCAGCTGCCCGGCTCCCCGGCCGCCACGGACACCGTGCTGGCCAGCCGCGCCGCGATCCAGGACGTGCTGCACGGCCGCGATGACCGGGTGATTGCCGTGGTCGGCCCCTGCTCGATCCATGACCCGCAGGCCGCGATGGAGTACGCCGAACGGCTGGCGCCGCTGCGCCGGCGCCTGGCCGGACAGCTCGAAATCGTGATGCGGGTCTACTTCGAGAAACCGCGCACCATCTCGGGCTGGAAAGGGCTGATCAACGACCCCGGCCTCGACGGCTCCTTCCGCATCAACGAGGGGCTGGGCCTGGCCCGCCGCCTGTGCCTGGACATCAACGGCCTCGGCCTGCCGGTCGGCACCGAGTTCCTCGATACCGCGGTGCCGCAGTACATCTCCGACCTGGTGGCCTGGGCCGCGATCGGCGCCCGCACCACCGAAAGCCAGATCCACCGCGAGATGGCCTCGGGGCTCAGCTGCCCGGTCGGCTTCAAGAACGGCACCCGCGGCAATGTCCAGATCGCGGTGGACGCGGTGCGCTCGGCCGCCCATCCGCATCATTTCATGGCGCTGGCCAAATCGGGCCGCGCGGCGATTGCCGCGACCAGCGGCAATCCGGACTGCCACCTGATCCTGCGCGGCGGCGGCGGCACCAACTATGACGCCGCCTCGGTCGATGCCGCCTGCAGGCTGGCGGACAAGGACGGCATCCGCGGCCATGTGATGATTGACGCCAGTCACGCCAACAGCAGCAAGGACCCGATGCGCCAGCCTGCGGTGCTGCGCGATGTGGCGGGCCAGATCGCCGCCGGCGACGGCCGCATCACCGGGGTGATGATCGAAAGCCACCTGGTGGCGGGCCGCCAGGACCTGGGGCAGGGGGCGCTGACCTACGGCCAGTCGGTCACCGACGGCTGCCTCGGCTGGGAGGACACGGTCGCGGAGCTGGAGCATCTGGCCGATGCGGTGGCGGCGCGGCGCAATGCTGCCGCGCAGCGGGAACTGGCGCAGGCCTGAGGCCTGCCAAGCCCTGCCAGAAGGGGACGCGCCTTGCGGTGCGTGCCTCCGGCGGGGCGTATTGCGGGAAAGACGAGGCACCGGGGCTCTGTCCGGCCGCCTGCTTCTTCTGGCTCCAAATATCCCGGGGTGAATTGGCCGTCAGGCCAAGAGGGGCAGCGCCCCTCCGCCCCCCGGGGCCTCTCCCGTCTTGCATTCCGCGCGCGCACTCCGCATATCCTTCGGGCAACAACTGCTGGAGCCTGCATGATCCGTCCCGCACTCACTGCCCTTGCCATCGTCCTTGCCCTGCCGGCCGCCGCCGAAACCCGGGTGCCGCAAAGCCAGGCGGAAATCGCCCTGGGATTTGCGCCGCTGGTCCGGGAGGCGGCCCCGGCGGTGGTCAACATCTACGCCAAGGTGGTGCGCCAGGTGCAGCAGCGGCAGCGCTCGCCGTTCATGAACGATCCGTTCTTCGACGATTTCTTCCGCAGCTTCGCCAAGCCGCAGCCGCGGGTGGAGAATTCGCTGGGCTCCGGGGTGATCCTGTCGGGCGACGGCATCGTGGTGTCGAACTACCACGTCGTCGGCAGCGCCACCGAGATCCGGGTGGTGACGGCGGACCGGCGCGAATACGGCGCCAGGGTGATTCTGGGCGACAAGGCCAGCGATCTGGCGATCCTGCAGCTGGAGGGCGCCGAAGACCTGCCGCATCTGGAGCTGCGCAACAGCGACCGGGTCGAGGTCGGCGAGCTGGCGCTGGCGATCGGCAACCCGTTCGGGGTCGGCCAGACCGTCAGCAGCGGCATCATCTCCGGCCTGGCGCGCACCGGCATGGGCGCGGGCGACGGCTTTGGCTATTACATCCAGACCGACGCGCCGATCAACCCCGGCAACTCGGGCGGCGCGCTGATCGACGTCAATGGCGATCTGATCGGCATCAACACCCGCATCCTGTCGCGCTCCGGCGGCTCCAACGGCATCGGCTTTGCGATCCCCGCCAACCTGGTGCGGGAATTCGTCGCCCAGGCCCGCAACGGCGCGGAGGAATTCCAGCGCCCCTGGGCCGGCATGGCCGGGCAGCCGGTGGATGCGGATCTGGCCGCCTCCCTGGGGATGGAGGTTCCCGAGGGCATGGTGGTGTCCGATCTGCATGCTGAAAGCCCCTTTGCCAAGGCCGGGTTCAAGGTGGGCGATGTGATCACCCATGTCGATGGCGAGGTGGTGAATTCACCCTCGGAAATGGTGTTCCGGATGTCGGTCGCCGGGCTGGACAGCATGTCCGCAATCACCCGCCTGCGCGGCGGCGAACGGGAAGAGACCGCCGTGCCGATGATTGCCGCGCCGGATCAGCCGCCGGCCAATCCGATCCAGCTGGATGAGAAAACCGCACTGCCCGGGCTGACGGTGGCGCGGATCAATCCGCAGGTGATCTCCC harbors:
- a CDS encoding trypsin-like peptidase domain-containing protein gives rise to the protein MIRPALTALAIVLALPAAAETRVPQSQAEIALGFAPLVREAAPAVVNIYAKVVRQVQQRQRSPFMNDPFFDDFFRSFAKPQPRVENSLGSGVILSGDGIVVSNYHVVGSATEIRVVTADRREYGARVILGDKASDLAILQLEGAEDLPHLELRNSDRVEVGELALAIGNPFGVGQTVSSGIISGLARTGMGAGDGFGYYIQTDAPINPGNSGGALIDVNGDLIGINTRILSRSGGSNGIGFAIPANLVREFVAQARNGAEEFQRPWAGMAGQPVDADLAASLGMEVPEGMVVSDLHAESPFAKAGFKVGDVITHVDGEVVNSPSEMVFRMSVAGLDSMSAITRLRGGEREETAVPMIAAPDQPPANPIQLDEKTALPGLTVARINPQVISRLGLPLSAEGVVVTDPGPYALRGGVQPGDLLLAVNGEAVAGTEDVYAILAGSGRWIQLDLQRRGRHVSLRFRL
- a CDS encoding CHASE3 domain-containing protein translates to MKQNKTSAARRFSLANLGTKAKVVSVALFPLLLVLGVGVLTVVNLGRMEDSAAAVGQTQKILSEAQALEVAAFEMEAGLSGYLLAGREEYLEPYEKGKTEVAAALAALTALAAGDEQLLADLKEAEQTLAGWQENVAAGAIELRREIGDAMTMNDMADEVKKSKGRVYFEEFRTEMTSVIEEEEVELNNRRNTFSSLVNAGIADPDYLNTSLQAVEQTHKVISRAKDLLAAAVDMETGMRGFLLAGDREFLDPYMEGNGRFNEVMADLRLALADNLMQTNRLNKVAKIIDEWRNEVVVPMLQLRRVIGSAATMDDMADLVAEGRGKAYFDSFRATMTALQAAGAEAMASRRAANEALGARTRAMIPAAIGGAILIGGILALVIASGIASGIRQTVVSMRGLAEGNNAVEIKGQGRGDEVGDMARALETFRDELVKMQAAEKQKAQSKDAELAGVVQQLSERLSRLSHGDLTIRIAEEFPAEYEQLRADFNGSIDNLNATVQQVIDAAASIRGGASEISRASEDLSHRTESQAATLEETAAALDELTASVKSAAEGARNVENTVQEARQEAENSGDVVRNAVTAMGGIEASSNKIAQIISVIDDIAFQTNLLALNAGVEAARAGEAGRGFAVVASEVRALAQRSSEAAMEIKTLISDSSKQVEEGVDLVGRAGAALQSIAGRVSNISQLVSEIAEGAVEQSTGLHEINTGVTQLDQVTQQNAAMVEEATAAGHMLNTDAAKLAQLVARFQVAGGTAAPDLAAAAEPVASAHGSDGWDGAARPAPRAAVPAAEGNAARDLRQDF
- the rplQ gene encoding 50S ribosomal protein L17 — protein: MRHARGYRRLNRTHEHRKALFSNMAGSLIEHEQIKTTLPKAKELRPIIEKMITLAKRGDLHARRQAASKLKEDKDVAKLFEVLGPRYKDRQGGYVRILKAGFRYGDMAPMAIIEFVDRDTSAKGAADKARLAELEAAEDE
- a CDS encoding 3-deoxy-7-phosphoheptulonate synthase, coding for MTPQTENLRITGMQELISPEDLAAQLPGSPAATDTVLASRAAIQDVLHGRDDRVIAVVGPCSIHDPQAAMEYAERLAPLRRRLAGQLEIVMRVYFEKPRTISGWKGLINDPGLDGSFRINEGLGLARRLCLDINGLGLPVGTEFLDTAVPQYISDLVAWAAIGARTTESQIHREMASGLSCPVGFKNGTRGNVQIAVDAVRSAAHPHHFMALAKSGRAAIAATSGNPDCHLILRGGGGTNYDAASVDAACRLADKDGIRGHVMIDASHANSSKDPMRQPAVLRDVAGQIAAGDGRITGVMIESHLVAGRQDLGQGALTYGQSVTDGCLGWEDTVAELEHLADAVAARRNAAAQRELAQA